The segment CCAAGGTAGATGTCGCGAGTTCGAATCTCGTCTCCCGCTCCACCCCCCCACCCCATCTCGTAAGAGGTGGGGTGATTTCATGTGCCCTACTTGATCCGAATTTCAGCCGGATCGAACGTGATCTTCGGATATTTCGGGTTCATGTCCATCAGGGTATCGAGCAGGATCTGGCTGATGACCAGGTCGCGGTACCACTTGTGGTCGGCCGGAATGACATACCACGGAGCGTCGCTGGTGCTTGTGGTCAAGGCGTCCTGATAGGCGCTCGTGAACTGTGACCAGTGGTCGCGATCCTTCAAATCGCCGGGGTTGAATTTCCAGTGTTTGCCCGGTTCGTCCAGCCGATCCTGCAAGCGCTGTTTCTGTTCGTCGGGGCTGATGTGCAGATAAAACTTCAGGATGCGGGTGCCATTGCCGCTGAGGAGGGCCTCGAAGTGCCTGATGTGCTGCAGGCGGGCCTTGGCTGTCTTGCCGTCAATCATGTCGTACACGCGCGTGACCAGCACATCCTCGTAGTGGCTGCGGTTGAAGACGCCGATCATGCCCTTGCCGGGCGCCTGGGCGTGGATGCGCCACAGGAAATCGTGCGCGAGTTCCTCCTCGTTCGGCACCTTGAAACTGGAGATGTGCAGGCCATTGGGATTGAACGAGCCGACCACGTGTTTCACGACGCCGTCCTTACCGCCGGCATCCCGCGCCTGCAGGACGATCAACAGCGACTGCTGGCGCTCGGCGTACAGGCGTTCCTGCCAGTCGAAAAGCTTGTCCTGCAATTCCTTGGTGAGCAGCTTGGCGTCCTTCTCGTCCAGGCCGCCATCCTCGTCTGTCGCCCACTGGGCGAGCTTGATCTTCTTGCCTTCCTTCACGCGGTACGCGTCGGTTTTCATTCCCTGGAGGCTACCACCCCGGCTGTGACGGCGTGGACGCGCTCAGCGAGTTCTTCCCACTCGATGGCCGTCTGCCGGCCCGCGTCGAATTCGGCATTGAGGGCCGCGTGCAGGGAGCGCAGTCCCGGGTTGTCCTTGCTGACCTTAATGCCGGTCTGCTGCCTGATCAGGAAGACCAGGCCCGCGAGCCCGCTGTCCCGGGTCAGCGACAGGTCGAGTGGGCGCCCGAGCAGGCTGGGCACGTCGAACGGCGCGTACATGGGCCAAAACTTGTTCAGGCCGTCCGCGTGGATGCCCGCCCTGGTTCTGTGCGCGTCGCGGCCATACAGCGGATACTTGGTGGGCACGCCCTGACCCAGCGCCTCGTAGAGGTCGGCCAGGGCGTTCAGGGCCGTGAAGTCCGGCGGGTCGATCAGGCCCAGGCCGGTCAGGTGCAGCAGCACCCCTTCCAGCGGGGCATTGCCCGTGCGTTCGCCCTTGCCGAGCAGGGTGCCGTTGATCGTGGTGCAGCCTGCCAGGACGGCCGCCAGGGAATTCGCCACGACGAGATGCGTATCGTTGTGGGGGTGGAATTCCAGCCGCTCGCCTGGAATGCCCGCGTCCAGCAGGGCGCGCACCTGAGCGGGCACGCTGCGGGGCCACGCCGCGCCCTCCCACGGCAGGCCCAGGCCCATGGTGTCGCAGATGCGGAATTTGGGCGCTTGTGCCTCCGGATACGCAGCCGCGAGGGCCTGCACGGCGGCCACGAAGGGCAGGACGAACTCGCGGGGGGCGCGGGTGGCATCTTCCAGATGCAGGCGTGGCCGCAGACCGGCGTCGAGAACCGCGTGTACGGCGTCCAGATAGGTGCGGGCTGCCTGGGCGCGGCCACCCGGCGTGAACTTGTGGAAGGTGTGGTAATCGCTGGCGCTGGCCAGCATGCCGGTTTCCTGCACGCCCAGTCCGGCCACCAGCTCGGCATCCCCCCGGGTCGCGCGGATCCAGGTGGTTGGCTCGACGGGATGCCCGCTGCGCCAGCGTTCCAGGGCACCCTCCAGGATGGCGCGGTCGGCGGGGCGGTACACGAAGAACTCGGCCTGCCGGATCGCCCCGGTGCTTCCGGTGAAGGCGCCCATCCGCTCGTAGATGGCGAGGCCGACCTCGGTGGTGAGCGGCAGGCCGCCCTGCTGGCCGTCGCGGTGAGTGGTCTCGGTCGTCCACGCGCGGGCGGGGAGCGTGGCGGGCCGCTCGTCCCAGATGATCTGCGGGAAGGCGTCGGGTGGAAAGGCGGCCGGGAACAGGTTGGGCAGCGCACTGTCCGGGACGGGCGGAACAGGATGGGAAGTCATGCAGGCATGCTGACCCCGTATACATGTATCGTCAATCTTGATTGGAGAATCAATGTTACGCTGGAGTGGTGACCGACGTGACCTTCCTCACGGCCTCCGAGGCGACCGCGCGGCTGGGCGTGAAGGCGGCCACCCTGTACGCTTACGTCTCGCGTGGCCTGATCCGCAGCGAGGCCGGGCCAAGCGGCACGCGTGAGCGCCGGTACCACGCCGGGGACGTGCAGACCCTGCTGGCCCGGCAGGGTCTGCGCCGTGACCCGGAAGGAGGCGTTCAGGACGCGGTGGGCGGCGCACTGGACTGGGGCACTCCCGTGCTCGACAGCGCCCTGACCCGGATCGCGGACAGTCGCCTGACCTACCGAGGCCACGACGCCCTGGCCCTGGCCGAGACCCTGGGCGTGGAGCAGGTGGCCGCCCTGCTGTGGGCCGACGATCCCGACGCCTGGGCGGCCCTGCCCCTGCGCGCCCGCCTGAACCTCAGTGCCCACCCGCGGGCCGGAACACCTCTGGAAGCGTTCGCATACGCCCTGACGCACGCGGGTGCCCATGACCTGACGGCGCTCGATGTCCGCCCGCAGGCCGGGCCAGTGCAGGCCGCCCGCGTCCTGAATCTGCTGTACGCCACGCTGGAACGGCACGAGGGCGTCCCGCCTGCGCCGGATCTTCCGCTCCATGCCCGGCTGGCCCGCGCGTGGGGCGTGCCCGGTCAGGCCGATCTGCTGCGCCGCGCCCTGGTGCTGCTCGCCGACCACGAGCTGAACGTCAGCACCTTCACGGCGCGGGTGGCCGCGAGCGGCGGGGCCAGCCTGCACCATGTGACCCTGGCCGCCCTGGGAGCCTTGCAGGGGCCGAAACACGGTCTGGCTGCCCTCGCCGCCGCCGACCTGCTCACCCATGCAGAGAGGAGTGGCGCCCGCACCGCCCTGCGAGAGGCCACGCGCCGTCACGGCCACCCGCCGGGTTTCGGGCACCGCCTCTACCCAGCTGGCGATCCACGCGCGAAAGCGCTGCTGGACGTCTTGGAGACTCAGGAGGAGCCGGGCGAGGTCGTCCGCACAGCTGGCGCAGTCCGCCTGATGATGGTGCAGGAGACGGGCGAGCAGGCCAACGTCGATCTGGCCCTGGCCGCGCTGGTCATGGCCCTGGGGCAGCCCCCGGAGGCGGCGGTGACCCTCTTCGCGCTGGCCCGCGCTGTCGGCTGGCTGGCGCACGCGCTGGAAACGCTGGGCAGCGGCCGCCTGATCCGGCCCCGCGCGCGGTATGTGGGCCGCTGAAAGTCAGGTCAGTCGGCGGCCACCGGACGTGCCCCGGACGGCGTGCCCCGGACCAGGGCGAAGGCCTTGCCGCCCAGCAGAGCCACCAGTGCAGCCCCCGCCAGGGCGATGCCCAGCGCGGCCGGGAGGCCCACGTGCCGCGCCACGAACCCGATCACGGGCGGCCCCAGCAGGAAGCCGCCGTAGCCGATGGCGGCCACCAGCGCGATCCCCCGTCCGGCCAGGGCGTGTCCGGCCGTGCCGTACATAACGGGCACCACGTTGCTCAGGCCGATGCCCGAGAGCGCGAAGCCCAGGGTGGCGGGCACTGGGTCGCGCCACAGCAGGGCCAGCCCCATGCCCAGGGCGGTCGTGAGCGCTCCGACCCGCACGATGCGCTCGTCACCCAGGCGTGCCCGGCCCATGTCCCCGAACCAGCGGCCGAGGGTCATGGTGGCCACGAAGGCCGTGTAGCCGATCCCGGCCGCGCCACCCGCCAGCCCCAGCACATCCCGGAAGTACAGGGCGGTCCAGTCGTAGTTCGCGGCCTCGGAGAGCATGCCCAGGAAGCACATGGCGCCCAGCAGCAGCACGGCCACGCTGAACAGCGGGGCGGGCTTGGCGGGTGTGCCGTCGTGGTGGTGGGTGGGCGCGGCGGGCGGATCCGGGATCAGGAAGCGCATGGCGTACAGTCCGGCGGCGACCGTTCCGACCACCACGATCAGCGCGTGCGTGAGCATGGGCACGCGTCCGATCAGCAGGGTGCCCAGCGCCGCGCCCAGCAGGCCGCCGAGGCTGAAGTACGCGTGCAGGCGGCTGATGATCGGGCGCCCCAGGGCCTGTTCGACGGTGACGCCCTGCGCGTTCATGGCGACGTCCATCACGCCGTTCGCGGCCCCCAGCAGCGCGAGGCCGAGGATCAGAGTCCACAGGTTCACAGCCAGCAGGGGCAGCAGCAGCGAGAGCAGGAACAGGACGGTGGCCACGCGCGTGACCCGGTCGCTGCCCCAGCGCGACGTCCAGCGCCCCACCTGGCTCATGGCCAGCACGCCGCCGACACCGCTGGCCAGCAGGGCCAGACCGATCTGCGAGGCGTCCAGGTGCAGGTCGTCGCGGACGCCGGGGATGTTCACGGCCCAGGTGGCGAAGACCATGCCGTTCACCAGGAAGATCGCCCCGACGGCGCGGCGGGCGGCCTCGGCCTGCATCCGAGAGGCGGGAGTGGTGGACAGCGCGGTCGTCATGGGTACCTCACGGAGCGGGGAAGGAAGAGGAGATCACTGGACTGAATCGTTTCAGATCCGCTGTCCATACGGTAGCATTCCGGTATGCCCCCCGCCAAGCCATCTGCGCCGTCGACCGCACCCCCGCCCCGGGGGGGACGGATCACGCTCCGCGAGGTGGCCCGCGCCCTGGGTGTGTCGGTCGCCACCGTGAGCAACGCCTATAACCGGCCCGATCAGCTCTCCGAGGAACTGCGGGAGCGCATCCTGGAGACCGCCCGCACCCTCGGCTACCGTGGCCCCGATCCCCTGGCGCGCAGCCTGCGCCGGGGCCGGACCGGCGTGATCGGCGTGGTGTACGACGCGCCGCTGGAATACGCCTTCGCCGACCCGGCCGCCGCCCTGTTCCTCGGCAGCGTCACTCACGCCATTCAGGACCGGGCGCTCAACCTGCTGCTGCTCGCCAGCCCGGAGGATGTCATGCCGGTGCGGAGTGCCAGCGTGGACGCCTTCATCGTGTACTGCGCCGCCGAGAACAGCGACCTGCTGCGCGCGGTGCTCGACCGGGGCCTGCCGACCGTCCTGGTCGACCAGTACGCCCACCCGCAGGCCGTGCAGATCGGCATCGACGACGCCGGTGGCGCGCGCGAGGCCGCCCGGCACCTGCGCGACCTGGGGCACGAGCACATCGGCATCGTGTGTCTGGAACTCGGCCCAGAACGCCACAGCGGGCCGGTCACGCCCGAGCGTGAGCGCGCCGTCTCGTACCGCACGACCGCCGAACGCCTGCACGGGTACCGCTCCGGGGCCCAGGGGGCCGTGCTGTACCCCGTCGAGACCGAACAGAACACCCCGCAGGAGGGCGAGACCCGCGCGCTGGAGCTGCTCGCCGCCCACCCGGACATCACCGGCCTGCTGTGCATGAGCGACGTGCTTGCCCAGGGCGCCCTGCGCGCCGCCAAAACGCTGGGACGAAGCGTGCCGGACGACCTGAGCATCATCGGCTACGACGACCTGCCCAGCAGCACCACCTTCAACCTGACGACCGTGTGGCAGCCCACCACCGACAAGGGCCGTCACGTGGGCGAGGCGCTCCTGGATCTGCTGAGCGGCTCCGCTGCCGAGAACGTCA is part of the Deinococcus sp. KSM4-11 genome and harbors:
- a CDS encoding MFS transporter gives rise to the protein MTTALSTTPASRMQAEAARRAVGAIFLVNGMVFATWAVNIPGVRDDLHLDASQIGLALLASGVGGVLAMSQVGRWTSRWGSDRVTRVATVLFLLSLLLPLLAVNLWTLILGLALLGAANGVMDVAMNAQGVTVEQALGRPIISRLHAYFSLGGLLGAALGTLLIGRVPMLTHALIVVVGTVAAGLYAMRFLIPDPPAAPTHHHDGTPAKPAPLFSVAVLLLGAMCFLGMLSEAANYDWTALYFRDVLGLAGGAAGIGYTAFVATMTLGRWFGDMGRARLGDERIVRVGALTTALGMGLALLWRDPVPATLGFALSGIGLSNVVPVMYGTAGHALAGRGIALVAAIGYGGFLLGPPVIGFVARHVGLPAALGIALAGAALVALLGGKAFALVRGTPSGARPVAAD
- a CDS encoding pyruvate carboxyltransferase; this translates as MTSHPVPPVPDSALPNLFPAAFPPDAFPQIIWDERPATLPARAWTTETTHRDGQQGGLPLTTEVGLAIYERMGAFTGSTGAIRQAEFFVYRPADRAILEGALERWRSGHPVEPTTWIRATRGDAELVAGLGVQETGMLASASDYHTFHKFTPGGRAQAARTYLDAVHAVLDAGLRPRLHLEDATRAPREFVLPFVAAVQALAAAYPEAQAPKFRICDTMGLGLPWEGAAWPRSVPAQVRALLDAGIPGERLEFHPHNDTHLVVANSLAAVLAGCTTINGTLLGKGERTGNAPLEGVLLHLTGLGLIDPPDFTALNALADLYEALGQGVPTKYPLYGRDAHRTRAGIHADGLNKFWPMYAPFDVPSLLGRPLDLSLTRDSGLAGLVFLIRQQTGIKVSKDNPGLRSLHAALNAEFDAGRQTAIEWEELAERVHAVTAGVVASRE
- a CDS encoding polyphosphate kinase 2 family protein, which gives rise to MKTDAYRVKEGKKIKLAQWATDEDGGLDEKDAKLLTKELQDKLFDWQERLYAERQQSLLIVLQARDAGGKDGVVKHVVGSFNPNGLHISSFKVPNEEELAHDFLWRIHAQAPGKGMIGVFNRSHYEDVLVTRVYDMIDGKTAKARLQHIRHFEALLSGNGTRILKFYLHISPDEQKQRLQDRLDEPGKHWKFNPGDLKDRDHWSQFTSAYQDALTTSTSDAPWYVIPADHKWYRDLVISQILLDTLMDMNPKYPKITFDPAEIRIK
- a CDS encoding substrate-binding domain-containing protein — encoded protein: MPPAKPSAPSTAPPPRGGRITLREVARALGVSVATVSNAYNRPDQLSEELRERILETARTLGYRGPDPLARSLRRGRTGVIGVVYDAPLEYAFADPAAALFLGSVTHAIQDRALNLLLLASPEDVMPVRSASVDAFIVYCAAENSDLLRAVLDRGLPTVLVDQYAHPQAVQIGIDDAGGAREAARHLRDLGHEHIGIVCLELGPERHSGPVTPERERAVSYRTTAERLHGYRSGAQGAVLYPVETEQNTPQEGETRALELLAAHPDITGLLCMSDVLAQGALRAAKTLGRSVPDDLSIIGYDDLPSSTTFNLTTVWQPTTDKGRHVGEALLDLLSGSAAENVTLPTRLVVRGTTAPGPRTR
- a CDS encoding citrate/2-methylcitrate synthase; this encodes MTDVTFLTASEATARLGVKAATLYAYVSRGLIRSEAGPSGTRERRYHAGDVQTLLARQGLRRDPEGGVQDAVGGALDWGTPVLDSALTRIADSRLTYRGHDALALAETLGVEQVAALLWADDPDAWAALPLRARLNLSAHPRAGTPLEAFAYALTHAGAHDLTALDVRPQAGPVQAARVLNLLYATLERHEGVPPAPDLPLHARLARAWGVPGQADLLRRALVLLADHELNVSTFTARVAASGGASLHHVTLAALGALQGPKHGLAALAAADLLTHAERSGARTALREATRRHGHPPGFGHRLYPAGDPRAKALLDVLETQEEPGEVVRTAGAVRLMMVQETGEQANVDLALAALVMALGQPPEAAVTLFALARAVGWLAHALETLGSGRLIRPRARYVGR